A region of Culicoides brevitarsis isolate CSIRO-B50_1 chromosome 1, AGI_CSIRO_Cbre_v1, whole genome shotgun sequence DNA encodes the following proteins:
- the LOC134828166 gene encoding all trans-polyprenyl-diphosphate synthase PDSS2-like, translated as MAFLRRCVKSGLRYRKNLESFSGLSVVLSHRNYCAEKLALKSEPKHDWNRAVSDAEKIVGYPTSFLSLRCLLSDEIANVALHLRQLVGSDHPLTKTAKHLVYNGKTNMQAWGLIVLLVSKAAGCSPNIPDMEMDKSAGVLHSQRVIAEVTEMIRTSHLLHQGLINLQPLENFGNDLSSESDTIFGNKIALLSGDYLLGNASVELSKLRNHELNALISSTGRDLAESNFIGDRDDQNIPLPSDPKKKSPESQDATSDTNSMDIDNLKPMCLKGVMGNPEKEWAVRNILSAGGLLGKGCQGALMVAGLDEDMQKQGYLFGKNLALAWQACIDLEPFKQETIPAKMQFSLVSAPVLFHLDHDHSLYEEIRKGHKSVDNINFEYVHSEVRKGPGLEMTRNLGRKYCEAAMKVLSKLENTDARVALENIILAMHDM; from the exons ATGGCTTTTTTAAGACGTTGTGTGAAAAGTGGGTTAAGATATAGAAAGAATCTCGAGAGCTTTTCTGGGTTAAGTGTCGTTTTGAGTCACAGAAATTATTGCGCAGAAAAATTAGCGTTAAAATCTGAGCCAAAACACGATTGGAATCGTGCTGTGAGTGACGCCGAAAAAATCGTCGG atatCCAACGTCATTCCTCAGCTTACGTTGTCTATTGAGCGACGAAATTGCTAACGTGGCTCTGCATTTGCGTCAACTTGTCGGAAGTGATCATCCGTTAACGAAAACGGCAAAACACTTGGTCTACAATGGCAAAACTAACATGCAAGCATGGGGATTGATCGTTTTGCTCGTGTCGAAAGCAGCAGGTTGCAGTCCAAATATTCCCGATATGGAAATGGACAAAAGTGCGGGAGTTTTGCATTCGCAACGTGTCATCGCCGAAGTCACGGAAATGATTCGAACGTCCCATTTGTTGCATCAGGGCTTGATAAATTTGCAACCTTTGGAGAATTTCGGAAATGATTTGTCCTCTGAAAGTGACACAATTTTCGGAAACAAAATCGCCCTTTTAAGCGGAGATTATTTACTCGGAAATGCTTCGGTTGAACTCTCAAAATTACGAAATCACGAGTTGAATGCCTTAATTTCGTCAACAGGACGCGATTTAGCTGAATCTAATTTCATTGGCGATCGTGACGATCAAAATATCCCGTTGCCCTCGGATCCGAAGAAGAAATCGCCTGAATCGCAAGATGCCACGAGCGATACAAATTCCATGGATATCGACAATTTGAAGCCAATGTGTTTGAAAGGTGTCATGGGCAATCCCGAAAAGGAATGGGCAGTTCGTAATATCTTGAGTGCGGGAGGTTTGCTTGGAAAAGGATGTCAAGGCGCACTAATGGTTGCCGGTTTGGACGAAGATATGCAAAAACAAGGGTATCTCTTTGGAAAAAATCTTGCGTTGGCATGGCAAGCTTGTATAGATTTGGAGCCTTTTAAACAAGAAACAATTCCCGCGAAGATGCAATTTAGTCTTGTAAGTGCCCCGGTTCTTTTTCACTTGGATCATGATCATAGTTTGTATGAGGAGATTAGAAAGGGACACAAAAGTGTCGATAATATCAACTTTGAATATGTTCACAGCGAGGTAAGAAAGGGGCCTGGATTGGAAATGACTCGGAATTTAGGAAGAAAATACTGTGAAGCGGCGATGAAAGTTTTGAGTAAATTGGAAAATACTGATGCTCGAGTCGCGTTGGAGAATATTATTTTGGCAATGCATGACATGTGA